The proteins below are encoded in one region of Oryzias melastigma strain HK-1 linkage group LG7, ASM292280v2, whole genome shotgun sequence:
- the sdcbp2 gene encoding syntenin-2, which translates to MSLYPSLEDLKVDKVIKAQVQFAQTAAPMPAISEGSSQPELAAVAMPASSLYPNLGELGDYMGLALNSDEVQKNLALVPVGDNQVAIPASSGVGGMLRPVTGSDIGILRAEIRPGIREVILCKDQDGKVGLRLRSIDNGVFIQLVQANSPAALAGLRFGDQVLQINGQNCAGWSVDKAHKALKAAAETRIEMVVRDRPFQRTVTMHKDSSGHVGFIYKSGKITSLVKDGSAARNGLLTEHYICEINGQNIIGLKDSQIKDILNSSPTTMTITIMPKFIYEHMIKRMSSGLLRSAMDHSIPEV; encoded by the exons ATGTCTCTGTATCCATCCCTCGAGGACCTCAAGGTCGACAAGGTCATCAAG GCTCAGGTCCAGTTCGCTCAGACTGCCGCCCCCATGCCTGCCATCTCCGAGGGAAGCTCCCAGCCCGAGCTGGCTGCCGTTGCCATGCCAGCATCCA GTTTGTACCCTAATCTGGGGGAGCTGGGAGACTACATGGGACTGGCCCTCAACAGCGATGAAGTGCAGAAGAATTTGGCTCTGGTGCCCGTCGGTGACAAT CAAGTGGCGATTCCCGCCAGCTCAGGTGTCGGGGGCATGTTGCGGCCCGTGACCGGGTCAGACATCGGCATCCTGCGGGCTGAGATCCGCCCGGGGATCCGAGAGGTGATCCTCTGTAAGGACCAGGACGGGAAGGTGGGGCTGCGGCTCAGGTCCATCGACAAC GGGGTGTTTATCCAGCTGGTGCAGGCCAACTCCCCCGCCGCTCTGGCCGGGCTGCGCTTCGGCGACCAGGTCCTGCAGATCAACGGGCAGAACTGCGCTGGCTGGAGCGTGGACAAAGCCCACAAGGCTCTGAAGGCCGCCGCCGAGACCCGCATCGAGATGGTGGTCAGGGACAG GCCATTCCAGCGCACTGTCACCATGCACAAGGACAGCTCCGGACATGTGGGCTTCATCTACAAGTCTGGAAAGATCACCTCGCTGGTCAAAGACGGTTCTGCTGCCCGGAACGGCCTGCTGACCGAGCATTACATCTGTGAAATCAACGGACAGAACATCATCGGCCTCAAG GATTCTCAGATCAAAGACATCCTGAACTCCTCCCCCACCACCATGACCATCACCATTATGCCCAAGTTCATCTATGAACACATGATTAAGAG GATGTCGTCCGGTCTCCTGCGCTCAGCCATGGATCACTCCATCCCAGAGGTGTGA